The Pseudomonas sp. TH06 genome has a window encoding:
- a CDS encoding heavy metal sensor histidine kinase, protein MRRLSLSSRLALLFAACTAVVSLFAGVLFSRASEAHFIELDQQLLDGKLIGLRRALQDVQANESEARLADELSRQADLSMRITGGDGQRWYDSSIHVPRDLPQTSGLSTISDEGTDYRVLNAPLYPDKSDSPQLTLLLDITHHQHFLQRMQHLIWLTVGLSALATALLGAWAARSGLRPLRRMSAVARGISAQSLNARLPEAQMPPELTELAHSFNAMLGRLDDSFQRLSAFSADIAHELRTPLSNLLTHTQVTLTRPRPLEDYREALHSNLEELQWMAQLVNDMLYLAKADHGLLMPKREALELADETDVLLEFFAPLAEDAGVTLSREGSARIDGDRSMLRRAMSNLLDNALRFTPAEGSVRVSIVEQANAVRVYVENSGEGISAELLPRLFDRFYRADPARQEGSSEHAGLGLAITQSIVRAHGGQIHCESADGWTRFVIELPKGN, encoded by the coding sequence TTGAGCTCGACCAGCAATTGCTCGATGGTAAACTGATCGGCCTGCGCCGTGCCTTGCAGGATGTTCAGGCCAATGAAAGTGAGGCACGGCTGGCAGATGAACTCAGTCGCCAGGCCGATCTGTCAATGCGCATCACTGGCGGTGACGGCCAACGCTGGTACGACAGCTCGATCCATGTACCACGCGATCTGCCGCAAACCAGCGGTTTATCGACCATCAGCGACGAGGGCACCGATTACCGTGTGCTCAACGCCCCGCTTTACCCGGACAAAAGCGACTCGCCACAACTAACCCTGTTGCTGGACATCACCCATCACCAGCATTTCCTGCAACGCATGCAGCATCTGATCTGGCTGACCGTCGGCCTTTCAGCACTGGCCACCGCGTTACTGGGTGCCTGGGCCGCACGCAGTGGCTTGCGTCCACTGCGGCGCATGAGTGCAGTGGCTCGTGGGATTTCCGCGCAATCGCTCAATGCCCGACTGCCGGAAGCGCAAATGCCGCCAGAGCTTACGGAATTGGCCCACAGCTTCAACGCCATGCTCGGACGTCTTGACGACTCATTTCAGCGACTGTCGGCGTTTTCTGCCGACATCGCCCATGAACTGCGCACACCGCTGTCGAACCTGCTGACTCACACTCAGGTCACCCTCACCCGCCCGCGACCGCTGGAAGACTACCGCGAAGCCTTGCACAGCAACCTCGAGGAACTGCAGTGGATGGCGCAACTGGTCAACGACATGCTGTACCTGGCCAAGGCTGACCACGGACTGCTGATGCCCAAGCGTGAAGCGCTGGAGCTGGCGGATGAGACCGATGTGTTGCTGGAGTTTTTTGCGCCATTGGCGGAAGACGCCGGGGTGACGCTGAGTCGCGAAGGCAGTGCCCGCATTGACGGTGATCGCAGCATGTTGCGCCGGGCCATGTCGAATCTGCTGGACAACGCGCTAAGGTTTACCCCGGCTGAGGGCAGTGTTCGCGTGTCGATTGTTGAACAGGCGAACGCTGTGCGCGTTTACGTCGAGAACAGTGGCGAGGGGATTTCAGCTGAATTGTTGCCGCGCTTGTTTGATCGGTTTTATCGGGCGGATCCGGCGCGACAAGAAGGTAGCAGTGAGCACGCGGGATTGGGGTTGGCGATTACTCAATCGATAGTCCGGGCCCATGGTGGGCAGATTCATTGCGAATCAGCAGATGGATGGACACGGTTTGTGATTGAGTTGCCCAAGGGCAATTGA